Proteins encoded within one genomic window of Dyadobacter chenhuakuii:
- a CDS encoding chromate resistance protein ChrB domain-containing protein, with translation MKWITRERPKIDRIACPWLIKRFIDPDAQIFFFPFDQVKAKAAELGATPFDIPDTEFTHYEDRCTFDFFLERYEIEDPALKDMAVIIRGADTDDHSLAAQSSGLWAISAGLAYNINDDQELLEKGMLIYDALYSWATHLQKQKHTQNPTEKLLLAVFNTYLDKQKSEHLKTPKWAKELKEIIQDQIDTNLSLSLKEISEGLQIHPSYVSREFSKYFSNLSFGEYIRKLRIEKAVDLLANPDHTLSEIAYLTGFSDQSHFNRIFKAQTGQNPSDFRKNLPKK, from the coding sequence CCGCATCGCCTGTCCCTGGCTGATCAAACGGTTCATTGATCCGGATGCACAGATCTTTTTCTTCCCATTTGATCAGGTTAAAGCCAAAGCAGCGGAACTGGGCGCTACGCCCTTCGATATTCCGGACACCGAATTTACTCATTATGAAGACCGCTGCACTTTCGACTTTTTTCTCGAAAGATATGAGATCGAAGATCCTGCATTAAAGGATATGGCTGTCATCATCCGCGGGGCTGATACTGACGACCATTCGCTGGCTGCTCAGTCATCCGGACTCTGGGCAATATCGGCTGGCCTCGCTTATAATATCAATGATGATCAGGAACTGCTTGAAAAAGGAATGCTGATTTATGATGCGCTTTATAGCTGGGCAACGCACCTTCAGAAACAAAAGCACACCCAAAACCCAACCGAGAAGCTGCTGCTGGCTGTTTTTAATACTTACCTGGATAAACAGAAATCTGAGCATCTTAAAACCCCTAAATGGGCAAAAGAACTCAAAGAAATCATTCAGGACCAGATCGATACCAACCTAAGTTTAAGCCTGAAAGAGATTTCGGAGGGTTTACAAATACATCCTTCCTACGTGTCCCGGGAGTTTTCGAAGTATTTCAGCAACCTGTCCTTTGGTGAATACATTCGCAAGCTGCGCATCGAAAAAGCCGTCGATTTGCTTGCAAACCCCGACCATACCTTATCCGAGATTGCTTATCTGACAGGGTTCTCAGATCAAAGCCATTTCAACAGGATCTTCAAAGCTCAAACGGGACAAAATCCGTCGGATTTCCGGAAAAATTTGCCAAAAAAGTAA
- a CDS encoding chromate transporter — protein METLTQPQTTKYSLAELTSYFLKLGTLGFGGPVALIGYMHRDLVEDKRWISEDEYREGLALAQLAPGPLAAQLGIYLGYVHHGIWGATLTGLAFVLPSFVMVVLLGMAYKLYGGLPWMQSVFYGVGAAVIGIITLSCYKLTIKSISKIELQAIKSRWILWIFFFTMALVTAITQREEVWLFILLGFIYMVVKAPPEWLQRRDTSLSVILLAGTGFWQYEPGELVKLGLFFTQAGAFVFGSGLAIIPFLQAGVVGEMGWLNEQQFLDSVAVAMITPGPVVITVGFIGFLVSGFAGAAVAALGVFLPCFVFTVLPAPYFKKISKNASIKAFVDGITAAVVGALVGSVIVIATRSIVDIASAILAVVTILALIYFKKLQEPYIIVAAALIGFCLKTYL, from the coding sequence ATGGAAACCCTGACGCAGCCACAAACAACTAAATACAGCCTGGCGGAGCTGACCAGCTATTTTCTGAAACTCGGTACGCTGGGCTTTGGCGGTCCCGTTGCCCTGATCGGCTACATGCACCGCGATTTGGTGGAAGACAAAAGGTGGATTAGTGAAGATGAATACCGCGAGGGCCTGGCCCTTGCCCAACTGGCTCCTGGCCCGCTTGCTGCCCAGCTCGGCATTTACCTGGGCTATGTGCATCACGGGATTTGGGGCGCTACCCTTACCGGACTTGCCTTTGTGCTACCGTCCTTTGTCATGGTAGTTTTGTTGGGGATGGCTTACAAACTTTACGGCGGGCTTCCCTGGATGCAATCTGTGTTTTATGGCGTTGGCGCAGCGGTGATCGGTATCATTACGCTAAGTTGTTACAAACTCACTATCAAATCAATCAGTAAAATAGAGCTACAAGCGATCAAAAGCAGATGGATCCTCTGGATTTTCTTTTTTACAATGGCCCTCGTTACTGCGATCACGCAGCGGGAAGAAGTGTGGCTTTTCATTCTTCTGGGCTTCATTTATATGGTCGTGAAAGCGCCGCCCGAATGGCTGCAGCGAAGGGATACATCTTTGTCTGTCATCCTCCTGGCTGGCACGGGCTTCTGGCAATATGAGCCTGGCGAGCTCGTCAAACTCGGATTATTTTTCACTCAGGCAGGCGCCTTTGTTTTTGGAAGCGGCCTGGCAATTATTCCATTTTTGCAGGCAGGTGTCGTTGGCGAAATGGGATGGCTCAATGAGCAGCAGTTCCTGGATTCCGTAGCGGTTGCCATGATCACGCCCGGACCGGTTGTGATAACCGTTGGCTTTATCGGCTTCCTGGTTTCCGGGTTTGCCGGGGCGGCTGTCGCTGCCTTGGGCGTCTTTCTTCCCTGCTTTGTTTTCACAGTTTTGCCCGCACCTTACTTCAAAAAAATCTCCAAGAATGCCAGTATCAAAGCATTTGTCGATGGGATTACAGCGGCTGTGGTCGGCGCGCTGGTCGGGTCGGTCATTGTAATTGCGACCCGCTCAATTGTTGATATTGCATCGGCCATCCTCGCAGTTGTGACCATACTTGCACTTATTTATTTTAAGAAACTGCAAGAACCTTACATTATCGTGGCTGCGGCGCTCATTGGTTTTTGCCTGAAAACGTACCTATAA
- a CDS encoding DUF2490 domain-containing protein, whose translation MKRLALLLLVLFSVPSQAQKQVNKLNGVWLGYFNQTRITDKWGIWLDLHARRTDFLDRWSTQIIRPGITYYANDHLRFTAGYAYARSYPAAGLHTVRPENRLWQQVLWTSRQKRLQTQQWIRVEERFNRKIANDALQEGYNFNFRFRYLLNLMVPLNSDFIEPGTVFFAFNDEIHINAGKQITYNLFDQNRLFVGLGYQFTKGLNLQVGYMNQFQQLPSGNHFNSNNVLRIFVFHNLDIRAKK comes from the coding sequence ATGAAAAGATTAGCTTTACTACTGCTTGTCCTGTTTTCAGTTCCGTCCCAAGCACAAAAACAAGTCAATAAGCTCAATGGCGTGTGGTTAGGTTATTTCAACCAGACCAGAATAACAGATAAATGGGGTATCTGGCTGGATTTGCATGCAAGAAGAACTGATTTTTTAGACCGCTGGTCCACACAGATCATTCGGCCAGGAATTACTTATTATGCCAACGACCACCTCAGGTTCACGGCCGGTTATGCCTATGCGCGCAGCTATCCCGCGGCTGGCCTGCACACTGTTCGGCCCGAGAACAGGCTTTGGCAGCAGGTGCTTTGGACGAGCCGTCAGAAGCGGCTGCAAACCCAGCAGTGGATCCGGGTGGAAGAGCGATTTAACCGCAAGATTGCCAATGACGCTTTGCAGGAAGGTTACAATTTCAACTTCCGGTTCAGGTATCTGCTCAATCTGATGGTTCCCCTAAACAGTGATTTCATCGAGCCGGGGACAGTGTTCTTTGCATTCAATGATGAAATTCATATCAATGCCGGCAAGCAGATTACTTATAATCTTTTTGACCAGAACCGCCTTTTCGTGGGCCTGGGTTACCAGTTTACCAAAGGGCTCAATTTACAAGTCGGTTATATGAACCAGTTTCAGCAACTTCCTTCCGGCAACCATTTTAACAGCAACAATGTGCTAAGGATTTTTGTGTTTCACAACCTGGATATCCGGGCCAAAAAGTAA
- a CDS encoding DUF4406 domain-containing protein, producing the protein MMILVAGPYRSGTGDNPELIEANVDAMTKAALEVYNKGHLPVMGEWFALPLIEAAGSQTMGDEIFNRIFHPVAVDLIAKCDAVLRIGGPSAGADEMVTTGANQGKAIFRGINEIPGLVNKRALSNLADRRA; encoded by the coding sequence ATGATGATCTTAGTAGCCGGCCCTTATCGTTCGGGAACAGGTGATAATCCGGAGCTGATTGAGGCAAATGTAGATGCTATGACAAAGGCGGCTTTGGAGGTTTATAATAAAGGCCACCTACCGGTAATGGGGGAATGGTTTGCATTGCCATTGATCGAAGCCGCAGGTTCGCAAACCATGGGGGACGAAATATTCAATAGGATCTTTCATCCTGTGGCTGTTGATCTAATTGCTAAATGTGATGCAGTTCTCAGGATTGGAGGCCCTTCTGCCGGGGCAGATGAAATGGTGACTACGGGAGCGAATCAAGGAAAAGCCATTTTTAGAGGCATCAATGAAATCCCTGGATTGGTAAATAAGAGAGCCCTTTCCAATTTAGCCGACCGTCGAGCATAG
- a CDS encoding DUF3291 domain-containing protein, producing MQQYQLAQINVAKMKGIDINDPVMKEFVDNLDAVNALAEVSEGFVWRLKAENNNATGLDPFQDLTIITNVSVWRDIPTLQAFTYRSFHAEFLKRRREWFLNYGKVSMAMWWVPAGALTTMEQAIERLDYLTTNGPSFYAFSFKHPFPAPLYGAEQIVLSSSYPSQC from the coding sequence ATGCAGCAATACCAACTGGCCCAAATTAATGTGGCCAAGATGAAGGGAATTGATATCAATGATCCTGTGATGAAAGAGTTTGTAGACAATCTCGATGCAGTTAATGCACTTGCAGAAGTAAGTGAAGGTTTTGTGTGGCGTTTGAAAGCAGAGAATAACAACGCAACCGGGCTTGATCCCTTTCAAGACCTGACCATTATCACCAATGTTTCTGTTTGGCGGGATATACCGACTTTACAGGCATTTACCTACCGCTCTTTTCATGCTGAATTTTTAAAAAGACGGCGCGAGTGGTTTTTGAACTACGGAAAGGTATCCATGGCAATGTGGTGGGTTCCCGCAGGAGCATTGACTACGATGGAACAAGCCATTGAGCGGCTTGATTATCTGACGACAAATGGCCCTTCTTTTTATGCTTTTAGCTTTAAACATCCCTTTCCAGCACCATTATACGGCGCTGAACAGATCGTACTGAGTAGTAGTTATCCCAGTCAATGCTGA
- a CDS encoding alpha/beta hydrolase, which produces MANRIIFFHGGGSKEDYDADKKLVESLEDSLGAPYSIHYPFLPNDGSPDLGRRNQIKEAISESEDGVILVAHSLGASMLLACLSEFNIERRIAGIFLIATPFWAGSEDWVVPFKLRQDFAETIDKNIPLFLYHCQDDEEVPFIQLANYQRELPWATFREIPSGGHQLNNDLHVVAKDLLSLKLA; this is translated from the coding sequence ATGGCAAATCGCATTATATTCTTTCACGGTGGCGGGTCGAAAGAAGATTATGACGCCGACAAAAAACTGGTCGAATCACTGGAAGACAGCCTGGGGGCTCCCTACTCCATCCATTATCCTTTCTTACCCAATGACGGATCACCGGATCTGGGGAGGCGAAACCAAATTAAGGAAGCAATTTCAGAAAGTGAAGATGGGGTCATCTTAGTTGCCCACTCCCTAGGTGCGTCCATGTTACTGGCATGCCTTTCCGAATTCAACATTGAGCGAAGGATTGCAGGCATTTTTCTGATTGCGACACCTTTCTGGGCAGGAAGCGAAGACTGGGTGGTGCCTTTTAAATTGCGTCAGGACTTTGCAGAAACAATCGATAAGAATATTCCGCTCTTCTTGTATCATTGCCAGGACGATGAGGAAGTTCCGTTTATTCAACTTGCTAATTATCAGCGGGAACTTCCATGGGCGACATTCCGAGAAATTCCATCCGGAGGGCACCAGTTGAATAATGACCTTCATGTCGTAGCAAAAGATCTTCTATCGCTCAAACTGGCGTAA
- a CDS encoding M12 family metallopeptidase, with product MKTNHLLAKTTIALCATLYLTSCQEMEPEKAVGASAEAKVNVVAPETAYPGEDGITKRGKLFGKEITYSEIDGKAVFEGDIILTPEQLGQNTGARTQAFTKIHSLWPNNFIQYIVDPSISDDSAILAAIADVEAATPLRFIRRRSLAEIPGYQFAQTSYVTFTRSRGYSSSIGRIGGQQFIGIPFFPTKGGILHEIGHTAGLLHEHTRYDRNANVKVNLNNVAEAAKPNFTILDNEGYDNRKYGSFDFGSIMMLDSYAYSQNGQPVMTTLDNKAFTVQRSQLSVGDAQCITAMYSNVFAVTPTGILAGDAATGKNAPLATLYTGAGEIYALKDQFFLSQGNKVTQIRSKSGWAYNVTSGTGPVNGMTYYKGNIFTLQDGSVWKTEATNCVRQQYTGPFFTGGTALAYAFGLPYAVVGDRLHIISIDGKNNSVMAYGYSGVTEMVGWKAWLYVIKPSGKLYKVNPTNGDIVQHGTTTFSSNAQLTCTGKNLLVVSQGTLYSVDEAGITKPISGGWANVTDISAVNSEDQP from the coding sequence ATGAAAACAAACCATTTATTAGCCAAGACAACAATTGCATTGTGTGCGACACTTTATCTTACTTCGTGCCAGGAAATGGAGCCTGAAAAAGCGGTAGGCGCGTCGGCAGAAGCGAAAGTGAATGTCGTGGCGCCGGAAACGGCTTATCCCGGAGAAGATGGCATCACAAAACGAGGAAAGCTTTTTGGCAAAGAAATAACCTATTCAGAAATCGATGGAAAGGCGGTTTTCGAAGGCGATATCATCCTGACACCGGAACAACTGGGCCAAAACACTGGTGCAAGGACCCAGGCTTTCACCAAGATACATTCACTCTGGCCCAACAACTTCATCCAGTATATCGTGGACCCAAGCATTTCGGATGACAGTGCCATTCTCGCAGCGATTGCTGATGTGGAAGCTGCTACGCCATTGCGTTTTATACGTCGTCGTTCTCTTGCTGAGATTCCGGGTTATCAATTTGCACAGACAAGTTATGTGACATTTACACGCAGCCGGGGCTACTCATCTTCTATTGGCCGCATAGGCGGCCAGCAGTTTATAGGGATTCCGTTTTTCCCGACCAAAGGTGGTATTCTGCATGAGATCGGACACACAGCGGGCCTGCTGCACGAGCATACACGCTACGACCGGAACGCTAATGTTAAGGTTAATCTCAACAATGTTGCCGAAGCCGCAAAACCGAACTTTACAATCCTCGATAATGAGGGATATGACAACAGAAAATACGGCTCCTTCGATTTCGGCTCTATTATGATGCTCGACTCGTACGCATACTCACAAAACGGCCAGCCTGTCATGACAACGCTGGATAACAAGGCATTTACCGTGCAGCGAAGCCAACTGTCAGTAGGCGATGCCCAGTGCATTACTGCTATGTATTCCAATGTGTTTGCTGTTACGCCTACCGGCATTCTGGCGGGAGACGCGGCAACGGGCAAAAATGCACCATTGGCAACGCTTTACACCGGAGCAGGTGAGATTTATGCGTTGAAAGATCAATTCTTTCTGTCACAAGGCAATAAGGTGACGCAGATCAGATCGAAATCTGGCTGGGCTTATAATGTAACATCAGGCACAGGACCCGTAAATGGCATGACTTACTACAAAGGAAATATATTCACATTGCAAGATGGGAGCGTATGGAAAACCGAAGCTACAAATTGTGTTAGACAGCAATACACAGGGCCATTTTTCACCGGCGGAACCGCATTGGCCTACGCATTCGGGCTTCCCTACGCGGTGGTTGGCGACAGGCTCCACATTATTTCAATTGATGGTAAAAACAATAGTGTCATGGCATACGGATACAGCGGGGTTACCGAAATGGTGGGCTGGAAAGCCTGGCTTTATGTCATCAAACCGAGCGGCAAGCTCTATAAAGTAAACCCGACCAACGGCGACATTGTCCAACACGGAACCACAACTTTTTCGTCCAATGCCCAATTGACATGCACGGGTAAAAATCTGCTGGTTGTTAGCCAGGGCACATTATACAGCGTAGATGAAGCAGGGATTACAAAACCAATTTCAGGCGGCTGGGCCAATGTAACCGATATTTCAGCCGTCAATTCAGAAGATCAACCTTAA
- a CDS encoding heme-binding domain-containing protein produces MKKPGLTFYKSAAIVLIIIFVALQIGSPAIKNPPVTSEIVVPKEVKQILERACYDCHSNEAKVEWFDRIAPASFLVAHDVNEARSRFNFSEWDRNPPAVQELLLWEMVNAIDQQKMPLQRYQLAHPGSKVSASELTVLKQYVNTLPGRHKVDTARIVARSLTNDKFLTQKTPVSLNGIPYSAEYKNWKIISVTDKFDGGSMRIVYGNDVLVKALKNHQLPFPDGSRVVKVVWGKQAEDKDGNVLPGNFQNAQFMIKDSKKYSSTEGWGFAKFDGLDLKPAGKTVLFEQTCANCHRLLAPENDFVFNIPTK; encoded by the coding sequence ATGAAAAAGCCAGGGTTAACATTTTACAAAAGTGCGGCGATCGTGCTCATCATCATTTTTGTAGCATTGCAAATCGGCTCTCCAGCCATTAAAAATCCGCCGGTGACCAGCGAAATTGTGGTTCCAAAGGAGGTAAAGCAGATCTTGGAGCGGGCTTGTTATGACTGCCATTCCAATGAAGCCAAAGTAGAATGGTTTGATAGGATCGCCCCAGCATCCTTCCTGGTGGCGCATGATGTGAATGAGGCGCGGTCGCGGTTTAATTTTTCGGAATGGGACAGAAACCCGCCTGCTGTGCAGGAGTTGTTGCTTTGGGAAATGGTGAACGCAATCGATCAGCAGAAAATGCCTCTACAACGTTATCAGCTGGCACATCCCGGCAGCAAAGTGTCTGCATCCGAACTGACGGTTTTGAAACAATATGTCAATACACTTCCGGGAAGGCATAAAGTGGACACCGCCAGGATCGTTGCCCGATCTTTAACAAATGATAAATTTTTGACTCAAAAAACGCCGGTCTCCTTGAATGGCATTCCCTATTCTGCGGAGTACAAAAACTGGAAGATCATCAGCGTGACCGATAAGTTTGACGGGGGCAGCATGCGGATCGTTTACGGAAATGATGTTTTGGTGAAGGCTCTTAAAAACCATCAACTTCCTTTCCCCGACGGATCCAGGGTGGTAAAGGTCGTTTGGGGTAAACAGGCGGAGGATAAAGACGGCAATGTGCTGCCAGGCAATTTTCAAAATGCACAGTTTATGATCAAAGACAGCAAAAAATACAGCTCAACCGAAGGCTGGGGATTTGCGAAATTTGACGGACTCGATCTGAAACCAGCAGGCAAAACGGTCCTTTTTGAACAGACTTGCGCGAATTGCCACCGGCTGCTTGCACCTGAAAACGATTTTGTATTCAACATTCCGACCAAATAA